Proteins encoded together in one Catalinimonas alkaloidigena window:
- a CDS encoding META domain-containing protein — MNQRLCFLFLFCGFLLGGCQPSDDHSTTTDAASFQGTWLNTRADAPEGVARLELTQTGDSLRGTFEYKTFDSNGVLTSSIGVSSLLGTVKGNGAQVTIYDPKGRKASAAQLTLDGQTLTFRRTGAQVNYPDQFVVRKDTAHAAAAAPDLERFKTTPAFSEDGVDFRASGTNPDWTLAIDFQKMMRFESGDLTLNTPVTKPSLAQDAPVIRYAAHTEQGTLQVTLRPEPCAQQGNELPYRVTVAAKTEAMSGELQGEGCGEYLGNYRLNGKWTLVQVGDTKIDPAQFPQEIPFLEFQLTQGTVTGLAGCNRVRGPIILQGDQLTFGPLMGTKMSCPNMAVEQILTSFLSEQTHTLRFEANRLVLEGTRGNLILTPAS, encoded by the coding sequence ATGAACCAACGCCTCTGCTTCCTGTTTCTGTTCTGTGGTTTTCTGCTGGGGGGATGCCAGCCCTCCGACGACCACAGCACCACAACCGATGCTGCCTCGTTTCAGGGCACCTGGCTGAACACCCGGGCCGACGCGCCGGAAGGCGTTGCCCGTCTGGAACTGACCCAAACCGGCGATTCGCTGCGCGGCACGTTCGAATACAAAACCTTCGACAGCAACGGTGTGCTGACCTCCAGCATCGGCGTTTCGTCCCTTCTCGGCACGGTGAAGGGCAACGGTGCTCAGGTCACGATTTATGACCCGAAAGGCCGGAAAGCTTCGGCCGCGCAACTCACCCTCGATGGGCAGACCCTCACGTTCCGGCGCACCGGTGCCCAGGTCAATTACCCCGACCAGTTTGTGGTCCGAAAGGATACCGCCCACGCAGCGGCTGCCGCACCGGATCTGGAACGCTTCAAAACCACCCCTGCGTTTTCGGAAGACGGCGTCGATTTCCGGGCCTCCGGCACCAACCCGGACTGGACCTTAGCGATCGATTTTCAGAAGATGATGCGGTTCGAGTCAGGCGACCTGACGCTCAACACCCCCGTCACCAAGCCCAGCCTGGCGCAGGACGCACCCGTTATCCGCTACGCGGCCCATACAGAACAGGGCACCTTGCAGGTCACCCTCCGACCCGAGCCGTGTGCGCAGCAAGGCAACGAATTGCCGTATCGGGTGACGGTCGCCGCCAAAACGGAAGCCATGTCGGGCGAACTGCAAGGCGAAGGCTGCGGCGAATACTTGGGTAACTACCGCCTGAACGGCAAATGGACGCTGGTGCAAGTGGGCGACACGAAGATCGATCCGGCCCAATTCCCGCAGGAAATTCCCTTTCTTGAGTTTCAGCTCACGCAGGGGACCGTCACCGGCCTGGCCGGCTGCAACCGCGTGCGTGGCCCGATCATCCTTCAGGGCGACCAACTGACCTTCGGGCCGTTGATGGGCACCAAAATGAGTTGCCCGAACATGGCCGTAGAACAAATCCTTACTTCGTTTCTTTCCGAACAGACCCATACGCTCCGTTTCGAAGCGAATCGCCTGGTGCTGGAAGGCACCCGGGGCAATCTCATCCTGACGCCCGCATCCTGA
- the hemG gene encoding protoporphyrinogen oxidase — MIGIIGAGISGLSLAYELQKRGIDYELWEASGHSGGVITTQREGPYLFELGPNSILVDQEVEAFVREVVPEGEIQLPNPISEGRYIYRDGAYQKLPAKPNELLFSNYFSLATKWAILRETTRRGQLVPNETLADFFARRFTQEVVDYAVTPFVSGIYFGDPRQLLVEKTFPMLAEYEQKYGSIVRGFAQQKGTQRRKSLSFHSGMQTLPKSISAQLHNVLFKHYVTSVDTTDDGFLLEIRSPDSTTTVAVDQLVLCAPAAVSATLLEPSFPQFAKALSAVHCPPMVAVHTVYKRAHVAHPLDGFGGLHPKVENLFSGGSIWSSSVFDGRCPDDEVLLTTFVGGSLSPTHLDLPEEEIMSRVHQELKELYGIRADRPVRQRIAWWPNGIPQYDRHINPVYEQAAAAESRRLYSCASWQGGVSLADCIKKARRLAERLSASV; from the coding sequence ATGATTGGGATTATTGGCGCGGGCATCTCAGGCCTCAGTCTGGCGTACGAACTTCAAAAACGCGGCATCGATTATGAACTCTGGGAAGCTTCCGGCCACTCGGGCGGGGTCATCACCACCCAACGCGAAGGCCCCTACTTGTTTGAATTAGGCCCCAATTCCATTCTGGTCGATCAGGAGGTCGAGGCTTTTGTCCGCGAGGTAGTGCCCGAAGGAGAAATTCAGTTGCCCAACCCCATCAGCGAGGGACGGTACATTTACCGGGACGGTGCCTACCAGAAACTGCCCGCCAAACCCAACGAACTGCTGTTCAGCAACTATTTCTCTCTGGCCACCAAATGGGCCATTCTGCGCGAAACCACCCGCCGGGGCCAACTGGTGCCGAACGAAACGCTCGCCGATTTCTTTGCGCGCCGTTTTACGCAGGAAGTAGTCGACTACGCCGTCACGCCGTTTGTGTCGGGCATTTATTTCGGTGACCCGCGGCAGCTCCTGGTGGAGAAAACCTTCCCCATGCTGGCCGAATATGAGCAAAAGTACGGCTCCATCGTCCGGGGATTTGCCCAGCAGAAAGGCACCCAGCGGCGAAAATCGCTGAGCTTTCACAGCGGCATGCAAACGCTGCCCAAATCCATTTCCGCGCAACTCCACAACGTCCTGTTCAAGCACTACGTCACCAGCGTCGACACGACCGACGACGGGTTTCTGCTCGAAATCCGCTCGCCCGACAGCACCACGACCGTGGCGGTCGACCAACTGGTGCTCTGCGCACCGGCGGCGGTCAGCGCTACCCTGCTGGAGCCCTCGTTCCCGCAGTTTGCCAAAGCCTTGTCGGCCGTGCATTGCCCCCCTATGGTGGCGGTCCACACGGTCTACAAACGTGCCCACGTCGCTCATCCGCTCGACGGATTCGGCGGCTTGCACCCGAAGGTAGAGAATCTGTTTTCGGGCGGGAGCATCTGGAGCAGCTCGGTCTTTGACGGACGCTGCCCCGACGACGAAGTGCTGCTCACCACGTTTGTGGGCGGCAGTCTTTCGCCCACTCACCTCGACCTGCCCGAAGAAGAGATTATGAGCCGCGTGCACCAGGAACTGAAAGAGCTGTACGGCATCCGGGCCGACCGTCCGGTCCGGCAACGCATTGCCTGGTGGCCCAACGGCATTCCGCAGTACGACCGCCACATCAACCCGGTGTACGAACAGGCCGCGGCCGCCGAAAGCCGCCGCCTTTACAGTTGTGCCAGCTGGCAGGGTGGCGTCTCGCTGGCCGACTGCATTAAAAAAGCGCGCCGCCTGGCCGAACGCCTGAGCGCCAGCGTCTGA
- a CDS encoding MBL fold metallo-hydrolase → MKRVLKRVLWLLVLLVLLAAVGGALFVNLAPQFGESPRGPYLERVQASPHYADGQFVNLVETRMDLGFRGGLESLWEFFTAQHTVPEVPLPVRPGLAGTHEAVPTAPLYLTWFGHSAILLELEGKRLLLDPMLGPAASPVSFSVQRFPYERALMLDSLAPVDAIFFSHDHYDHLDYPSVMALKEKTGHFFVPMGVGSHLRRWGIPDEKITELDWWESRAYAGLQVTLTPARHFSGRGLTDRNKTLWGSWAIRGQRTNVYFSGDSGYGDHFREIGERLGPFDLAMMECGQYNEKWKAIHMMPEQTLQAGLDVGGKRLMPIHWGAFALAVHPWTDPVERLTAAARERGFTELMTPVIGQRLTLEEPTSPWWEPLRAAEREE, encoded by the coding sequence ATGAAACGAGTGTTAAAGCGAGTGCTGTGGTTGCTGGTTTTGTTGGTGTTGCTGGCGGCGGTTGGGGGGGCGTTGTTCGTGAACCTGGCGCCGCAGTTCGGGGAATCGCCGCGCGGGCCGTACCTGGAACGGGTGCAGGCTTCGCCGCATTACGCCGACGGGCAGTTCGTCAACCTGGTTGAAACCCGGATGGACCTGGGCTTCCGGGGCGGACTGGAAAGTCTGTGGGAGTTTTTCACGGCGCAGCATACGGTGCCCGAAGTGCCGCTGCCTGTCCGGCCGGGCCTAGCCGGAACTCATGAGGCCGTCCCGACTGCGCCCCTGTACCTCACGTGGTTCGGGCATTCGGCCATCTTGTTAGAACTGGAAGGCAAGCGACTGTTGCTGGACCCGATGCTGGGACCGGCCGCCTCGCCGGTGTCGTTTTCCGTGCAACGCTTTCCGTACGAGCGGGCCTTGATGCTGGACAGCCTCGCGCCAGTCGATGCCATTTTCTTTTCGCACGACCATTACGATCACCTCGATTACCCGTCGGTAATGGCCCTGAAAGAGAAGACGGGACACTTTTTCGTGCCGATGGGCGTAGGGTCGCATCTGCGGCGGTGGGGCATTCCCGACGAAAAAATTACGGAATTGGACTGGTGGGAATCCCGTGCGTACGCAGGCTTGCAGGTCACCCTCACGCCGGCGCGTCACTTTTCGGGGCGGGGCCTGACCGACCGCAACAAAACCCTGTGGGGCTCGTGGGCCATCCGGGGGCAGCGCACCAACGTCTACTTCAGTGGCGACAGTGGCTACGGCGACCATTTCAGGGAGATTGGGGAGCGGCTGGGGCCGTTCGACCTGGCGATGATGGAGTGCGGGCAGTACAACGAAAAGTGGAAGGCCATCCACATGATGCCGGAACAGACGCTGCAGGCCGGGCTGGATGTGGGTGGGAAGCGCCTGATGCCGATTCACTGGGGCGCGTTCGCGCTGGCCGTTCACCCCTGGACCGATCCGGTGGAACGCCTGACGGCCGCCGCCCGGGAGCGTGGGTTCACGGAACTGATGACACCGGTCATCGGCCAACGCCTCACCCTGGAAGAACCGACTTCCCCCTGGTGGGAACCCCTCCGCGCCGCGGAACGGGAAGAGTAG
- a CDS encoding ATP-dependent RecD-like DNA helicase translates to MISLASLLREQFVFTPTPGQAALFARLQDFFEDTHQPQPTFLLRGYAGTGKTSVISALVHTLYRLDYKAELLAPTGRAAKVMSQYSGRRAYTIHRRIYHQLADPYTGNMEVKVQKNYRQRTLFIVDEASMITDDPGSGEYGILMDLIRFVFENPNNRLMLVGDTAQLPPVGQPLSPALDPKLLRESFGLSVWEHELQEVTRQADQSGILLNATQLRQQIHQEDFKLQFRTRGFRDTFRMTGEKLEDGLHYAYDKYGKEGTVIICRSNKNASLYNEHIRRRILQRETEVDAGEHLMIVRNNYQALGDDEAAGFLANGDFVEVLRVRNTEEMHGFRFATLQLRLPDYPDQTTFESKVLLDLLHNQNASLTTEEYRRLYDSVRADYADAKTKKEFKEAMKIDPYLNALQVKFAYALTCHKSQGGQWPIVFVDQGYLTEERIDREYLRWLYTAVTRATHELYFVNFHERFFESGGTAN, encoded by the coding sequence ATGATCTCTCTGGCTTCCCTCCTGCGGGAACAATTTGTATTTACGCCGACGCCCGGCCAGGCTGCCCTTTTTGCGCGGCTTCAGGATTTTTTTGAGGACACCCACCAACCGCAACCGACTTTTCTGCTGCGCGGCTACGCCGGTACAGGCAAAACGTCGGTGATCAGCGCGCTGGTCCACACCCTCTACCGCCTCGACTACAAGGCCGAGCTGCTGGCACCGACCGGACGCGCCGCCAAGGTAATGTCCCAATACTCGGGGCGACGTGCCTACACGATTCACCGGCGCATCTACCACCAGCTGGCCGATCCTTACACCGGCAACATGGAGGTGAAGGTGCAGAAAAACTACCGGCAGCGGACGCTTTTCATTGTCGACGAGGCGTCGATGATCACGGACGATCCGGGCAGCGGCGAGTACGGCATTCTGATGGACCTGATTCGGTTTGTGTTCGAAAATCCCAACAACCGCCTAATGCTGGTCGGCGATACGGCCCAGCTGCCCCCGGTTGGCCAGCCGCTTTCGCCCGCGCTGGACCCGAAGCTGTTGCGCGAATCGTTCGGACTGTCGGTGTGGGAACACGAGCTGCAGGAAGTCACACGCCAGGCCGATCAGTCGGGTATTCTACTGAACGCCACCCAGTTGCGCCAGCAGATTCACCAGGAGGATTTTAAGTTGCAGTTTCGCACACGCGGCTTCCGTGATACGTTCCGGATGACGGGCGAAAAGCTGGAAGACGGCCTGCACTACGCCTACGACAAGTACGGCAAGGAAGGCACGGTGATCATCTGCCGCTCGAACAAAAACGCCTCGCTGTACAACGAACACATCCGCCGCCGCATCCTGCAACGCGAAACGGAGGTCGACGCGGGCGAGCACCTGATGATTGTGCGGAACAACTACCAGGCCCTCGGCGACGACGAAGCGGCGGGTTTCCTGGCCAACGGCGACTTTGTGGAAGTGCTGCGCGTCCGCAACACGGAAGAGATGCACGGGTTCCGGTTCGCGACGCTGCAACTGCGCCTCCCTGACTACCCCGACCAAACTACGTTCGAGTCGAAGGTGCTGCTGGACCTCCTCCACAACCAAAATGCGTCGCTCACCACGGAAGAGTACCGCCGCCTCTACGACAGCGTCCGCGCAGATTACGCCGATGCCAAAACGAAAAAGGAGTTCAAGGAGGCGATGAAGATCGACCCGTACCTGAACGCCCTCCAGGTAAAATTTGCCTACGCGCTCACCTGCCACAAATCGCAGGGCGGGCAGTGGCCCATCGTGTTCGTCGACCAGGGCTACCTGACGGAAGAGCGCATCGACCGCGAATACCTCCGCTGGCTCTACACGGCCGTGACCCGCGCCACCCACGAACTCTACTTCGTCAACTTCCACGAGCGCTTCTTCGAGAGCGGTGGAACAGCGAATTAG
- a CDS encoding D-glycero-alpha-D-manno-heptose-1,7-bisphosphate 7-phosphatase — protein sequence MKNRAVFLDRDGVLNQDRWDYTYRPDDFVVLPGVPEALQQLKAAGYHLIVVTNQAGIAKGLYTAAEVRQCHAILQEACGHVLDALYFAPGHPSVSESLSRKPDSLMIERAAARFGVALAHSWLVGDTRRDAQAGHKAGVGHLIHIAGREPKGPEAHWETASLLEATALILSNS from the coding sequence ATGAAAAATAGAGCGGTATTTCTGGATCGGGATGGGGTGCTAAACCAGGATCGGTGGGATTACACCTACCGTCCCGACGATTTTGTGGTGCTTCCCGGCGTGCCGGAAGCGTTACAGCAACTCAAAGCGGCGGGCTATCATCTGATTGTGGTCACCAACCAGGCAGGCATTGCCAAGGGGCTGTATACGGCGGCCGAGGTTCGGCAGTGCCACGCCATTTTGCAGGAAGCGTGCGGGCATGTGCTCGACGCCCTCTACTTTGCGCCGGGGCATCCCTCGGTATCCGAATCGCTATCGCGAAAACCCGACTCGCTGATGATCGAACGGGCCGCCGCCCGGTTCGGGGTGGCGCTGGCGCACTCGTGGCTGGTGGGCGACACACGCCGCGATGCGCAGGCCGGGCACAAAGCCGGCGTCGGGCACCTGATTCACATTGCCGGCCGCGAACCGAAAGGCCCCGAGGCCCACTGGGAGACCGCAAGTTTGCTCGAAGCGACGGCGCTCATTCTGAGCAATTCCTGA
- a CDS encoding NUDIX domain-containing protein — translation MTLVPEIHRLFGDRVRLRVCGICRRGDDVLLIRHEGIGTKGYLWAPPGGGVHFGEALDQTLIREFQEETHLEITVGPFLFLNEFIRPPLHAIELFFAADERGGTLQRGHDPEMAPHTQLIGEVAFVPFAHIKQDDPALYHNAFGEIEHLDDLYRLGGRAFSSR, via the coding sequence ATGACTCTCGTCCCGGAAATTCACCGCCTGTTCGGCGACCGCGTACGCCTCCGGGTCTGCGGCATCTGCCGACGGGGCGACGACGTGCTGCTGATCCGCCACGAAGGCATCGGGACCAAGGGCTACCTCTGGGCACCGCCCGGCGGCGGGGTACACTTCGGCGAAGCACTGGACCAGACCCTGATCCGGGAATTTCAGGAGGAAACCCACCTGGAAATTACGGTGGGGCCGTTTTTGTTTCTCAACGAATTTATCCGCCCCCCGCTCCATGCCATCGAGCTGTTTTTCGCGGCAGACGAACGGGGCGGCACCCTCCAGCGCGGTCACGATCCCGAAATGGCCCCGCACACCCAACTGATCGGCGAGGTGGCGTTTGTACCCTTTGCGCACATCAAGCAGGACGATCCGGCTCTGTACCACAACGCGTTTGGGGAAATCGAACACCTGGACGACCTCTACCGGCTGGGCGGGCGCGCGTTTTCGAGTCGCTAG
- a CDS encoding META domain-containing protein: MKTPLLFLFLAWHVVARAQTPAQPGLQPGFDQEEYIELLRAYSRWGDSVFYHGIDASTRYQPVYRSPVNGLENAWELYRDATRNVAVVSIRGTTADPVSWLANFYAAMVPARGQLQLSDEQTFDYTLAEHPQAAVHVGWLVALASMAPDIRAKLDSCYQAGTRDIMLMGHSQGGAITFLLTAYLHHLQKAGELPADLRFKSYCSASPKPGNLYFAYEYEAATAGGWSSTVVNSADWVPEVPISIQTLHDFNPTNPFTNAQASIKQQKFPNRVALNYVYKQLTKHTLRAQKRYQKYLGKMASKMVVKQLPGFQVPKYYDSNHYVRTGPYVVLLANGPYLNEFPDSDTTVFIHHMLQSYLWLAQRMEVTSGGPSSDLQGSWQLDYLSGIRIAFEGLYPDARPVLMLDPENQLVNGNSSCNAFTAQAEFAGTSLTIHKPMAATMRACPGEGEMRFFQMLEQVNRYALTGRNTLELYANDVPVMRFTKLR, from the coding sequence ATGAAAACACCGCTCCTGTTTCTGTTTCTCGCCTGGCACGTCGTGGCACGGGCGCAAACGCCTGCACAGCCGGGCCTCCAACCCGGCTTTGACCAGGAAGAGTACATCGAGTTGCTCAGGGCCTACTCGCGCTGGGGCGACTCCGTTTTTTACCACGGCATCGACGCGTCTACCCGCTACCAACCGGTGTACCGCTCGCCGGTAAACGGCCTGGAAAACGCATGGGAATTGTACCGCGATGCGACCCGCAATGTGGCGGTGGTGAGCATCCGGGGAACTACCGCCGATCCGGTCAGCTGGCTCGCCAATTTCTACGCGGCCATGGTCCCGGCGCGGGGGCAGTTGCAGCTGTCGGACGAACAGACGTTCGACTATACCCTGGCCGAACATCCGCAGGCGGCCGTGCACGTGGGGTGGCTGGTGGCGCTGGCGTCGATGGCGCCCGACATCCGCGCCAAGCTGGACTCGTGTTACCAGGCGGGTACGCGCGACATCATGCTAATGGGACACAGCCAGGGCGGTGCCATCACGTTTCTGCTCACGGCCTACCTGCATCACCTCCAGAAAGCCGGTGAACTGCCCGCCGACCTGCGGTTCAAGTCGTATTGCAGCGCCAGTCCCAAACCGGGTAACCTCTATTTTGCGTACGAGTACGAAGCTGCTACGGCAGGCGGGTGGTCGTCTACGGTGGTAAATTCGGCCGACTGGGTGCCCGAAGTGCCCATTTCCATTCAAACCCTGCACGACTTCAACCCCACCAATCCCTTCACCAACGCGCAGGCGAGCATCAAGCAACAGAAATTCCCCAACCGGGTCGCACTCAACTACGTCTACAAACAACTCACGAAACACACCCTTCGGGCGCAGAAACGTTACCAGAAGTACCTCGGAAAAATGGCGTCGAAGATGGTAGTCAAACAATTGCCCGGCTTTCAGGTGCCGAAGTATTACGATTCCAACCACTACGTGCGCACGGGTCCCTACGTCGTGCTGCTGGCCAACGGCCCTTACCTGAACGAGTTTCCCGACAGCGACACTACCGTTTTTATCCACCACATGCTGCAATCGTACCTGTGGCTGGCGCAACGGATGGAGGTAACGTCGGGCGGACCGTCGTCCGATTTGCAGGGAAGCTGGCAACTGGACTACCTCTCGGGCATTCGTATTGCGTTCGAGGGGCTGTACCCGGACGCCAGGCCCGTGCTGATGCTCGACCCCGAAAACCAGTTGGTGAACGGCAACAGCAGTTGCAATGCCTTTACGGCACAGGCCGAATTTGCCGGCACGTCGCTGACCATCCACAAACCGATGGCCGCCACGATGCGTGCCTGCCCGGGCGAAGGCGAAATGCGCTTCTTTCAGATGCTGGAGCAAGTAAACCGGTATGCCCTGACCGGCCGCAACACGCTCGAATTGTACGCAAACGACGTTCCCGTTATGCGTTTCACAAAACTTCGCTAG
- a CDS encoding alpha/beta hydrolase family protein has translation MLQKFILPLFLALAWCVQAATAQTTMTPELLWQLGRVSGVGLSDDGQQVVYAVSTPNLEQNKSATTYYALPLKGGTPQPVANPATLVQDRNVSPDGRYTLTTKEVLVKKVTSAELYPDLPQADAYVFESLNYRHWDTWEDGKFSHLFLHPMQNGQPGEGKDIMPGEPYDTPQQPFGGEEDYTWSPDSKTIVYVTKRAYGTDYAVSTNTDLFAYDVATGQTHNLTETMKGYDVAPAFSTQGALAWLSMKRDGYESDKNDLMVRSAEGIPLNLTQQWDGTVNSFLWSQDGKRIYFTAPVDGTIQLFQVDYPGRTKKMPVVEQLTEGDFDVNGIVGQSGNTLVVSRTDMNHAAELYTVDLKKGTMQQLTHVNDATYSRLSLSKVEKRMVPTTDGQQMLVWVIYPPDFDASKKYPTLLYCQGGPQAALTQFYSYRWNFQLMAAQGYIVVAPNRRGMPGHGVAWNEQISGDWGGQVMQDYLSAIDAVAEEPFVDKARLGCVGASFGGYSVFYLAGIHEGRFQSFIAHDGVFDLKSMYGTTEELWFVNWDFGGPYWTQNNAEVQKTYEQFDPSSRVAKWDTPILIVQGGKDYRVPIGQGLEAFQAAQLQGLKSKLLYFTDENHWVLKAQNALVWQREFFKWLDETL, from the coding sequence ATGCTACAGAAATTCATACTTCCGCTCTTTCTGGCACTGGCATGGTGCGTCCAAGCCGCCACGGCCCAGACGACGATGACGCCCGAACTGCTCTGGCAACTGGGCCGCGTCAGTGGCGTGGGCCTGTCGGACGACGGACAACAGGTCGTCTACGCCGTTTCGACGCCCAACCTGGAGCAAAACAAAAGCGCCACGACGTACTACGCGCTTCCCCTCAAAGGCGGCACGCCGCAACCCGTGGCCAACCCCGCGACCCTGGTGCAAGATCGGAACGTCTCGCCCGACGGACGCTACACACTCACCACAAAAGAGGTATTGGTGAAGAAAGTGACGAGCGCCGAACTTTACCCCGACCTGCCCCAGGCCGATGCCTACGTGTTCGAAAGCCTGAATTACCGCCACTGGGACACGTGGGAGGACGGCAAATTCTCGCACCTGTTTCTCCACCCGATGCAAAACGGTCAGCCCGGCGAGGGCAAGGATATCATGCCCGGTGAGCCGTACGATACTCCCCAGCAACCGTTCGGCGGGGAGGAAGATTACACCTGGAGCCCTGACAGCAAAACCATTGTCTACGTGACCAAACGGGCCTACGGTACCGACTACGCCGTCAGCACCAACACCGACTTGTTCGCCTACGACGTGGCCACCGGCCAAACCCACAACCTGACCGAAACCATGAAAGGCTACGACGTGGCTCCGGCGTTTTCGACGCAGGGCGCGCTGGCGTGGCTGAGCATGAAACGCGACGGCTACGAATCGGACAAGAACGACCTGATGGTGCGCTCGGCCGAAGGAATTCCCCTCAACCTAACGCAGCAATGGGACGGCACGGTTAACTCGTTTCTCTGGAGCCAGGATGGCAAACGGATCTACTTCACCGCGCCGGTCGACGGCACCATTCAGTTGTTCCAGGTGGATTACCCCGGCCGCACCAAGAAGATGCCCGTGGTTGAGCAACTCACCGAAGGCGATTTCGACGTAAACGGCATCGTGGGGCAGTCGGGCAATACGCTGGTCGTGTCCCGCACGGACATGAACCACGCGGCGGAACTTTACACCGTCGACCTGAAAAAGGGGACGATGCAGCAACTGACGCACGTCAACGACGCCACCTACAGCCGACTGTCGCTCAGCAAGGTCGAGAAACGGATGGTGCCCACCACCGACGGACAACAAATGCTGGTCTGGGTGATCTACCCGCCCGACTTCGACGCTTCCAAAAAGTATCCGACGCTGCTTTACTGCCAGGGCGGTCCGCAGGCAGCGCTGACGCAGTTCTACTCCTACCGCTGGAATTTTCAATTGATGGCGGCCCAGGGCTACATCGTCGTCGCTCCGAACCGGCGCGGCATGCCCGGCCACGGTGTGGCGTGGAACGAACAGATCAGCGGCGACTGGGGCGGTCAGGTGATGCAGGATTACCTCTCGGCCATCGACGCGGTGGCGGAAGAACCGTTCGTCGACAAAGCGCGGCTGGGCTGCGTGGGGGCTAGTTTCGGCGGCTATTCGGTGTTTTACCTGGCGGGCATCCACGAGGGACGATTCCAATCCTTTATTGCGCACGATGGCGTCTTCGACCTGAAAAGCATGTACGGCACCACCGAGGAGCTCTGGTTCGTCAACTGGGATTTCGGTGGCCCCTACTGGACCCAGAACAACGCGGAGGTGCAGAAGACGTACGAGCAATTCGACCCGAGCAGTAGGGTCGCAAAGTGGGATACGCCGATCCTGATCGTGCAGGGCGGCAAAGACTACCGCGTGCCCATCGGGCAAGGCCTGGAAGCATTTCAGGCGGCGCAGTTGCAGGGCCTAAAGAGCAAGCTCCTCTATTTCACCGACGAAAACCATTGGGTGCTCAAAGCGCAAAACGCCCTCGTCTGGCAACGGGAATTCTTCAAATGGCTGGACGAAACGCTGTAG
- a CDS encoding polyprenol monophosphomannose synthase codes for MNEAIVVIPTYNEIENIEPLIRRIFSLPRYLHVLIVDDGSPDGTAVKVRELKQEFPERLHLKERHGKLGLGTAYIHGFQYALRNGYEYIFEMDADFSHNPEDLVRLYDACAVEGYDMAIGSRYVTGVNVVNWPMSRVLMSYFASVYVRTITSMPINDATAGFKCYHRRVLETIDLNHIRFIGYAFQIEMKFTAWKYGFKIKEVPIIFTDRTKGESKMSRGIFKEAIFGVMSMKLNSFFRKYNRPLETRKQES; via the coding sequence GTGAACGAAGCTATTGTCGTCATACCGACGTATAACGAAATTGAGAACATCGAACCGCTGATCCGGCGGATCTTTTCCCTGCCCCGGTATCTGCATGTGTTGATTGTCGACGACGGCTCGCCCGACGGAACCGCCGTAAAAGTGCGGGAACTCAAGCAGGAGTTTCCCGAACGACTCCACCTGAAAGAACGCCACGGCAAGCTCGGTCTCGGCACGGCCTACATCCACGGCTTCCAATACGCCCTGCGCAACGGCTACGAGTACATTTTTGAGATGGATGCCGACTTTTCGCACAATCCGGAAGATCTGGTGCGCCTCTACGACGCCTGCGCCGTAGAAGGCTACGACATGGCCATCGGGTCGCGGTATGTGACGGGCGTCAACGTCGTAAACTGGCCCATGAGCCGCGTCCTGATGTCGTACTTCGCCAGCGTTTACGTCCGCACCATCACCAGCATGCCCATCAACGACGCCACGGCCGGGTTCAAATGCTACCACCGCCGCGTGCTGGAAACCATCGACCTGAACCACATCCGGTTCATCGGCTACGCGTTTCAGATCGAGATGAAGTTCACGGCCTGGAAATACGGTTTCAAGATCAAGGAAGTGCCCATCATTTTCACCGACCGCACCAAAGGCGAGTCCAAAATGTCGCGCGGCATTTTCAAGGAGGCGATTTTCGGGGTGATGAGCATGAAACTCAACAGCTTTTTCCGGAAGTACAACCGGCCCCTGGAAACCAGAAAACAGGAAAGCTGA
- a CDS encoding PaaI family thioesterase produces the protein MQSQNPNYEQTIREKLKGQHFMHLIGFDLTEIREGHIEGWLTLEEKHRQQFGFVHGGVISTLCDIVAGFAAYSLVPPDCGVVTGELKISYFKPGLGERLHVVGRVLKAGRRIHFCEAEVYAHTGDKRDFIAKATTTMVVVKPTTP, from the coding sequence ATGCAGTCTCAGAATCCGAATTACGAGCAAACCATCCGCGAAAAGCTGAAGGGGCAGCACTTTATGCACCTGATCGGCTTCGACCTGACGGAAATCCGCGAAGGCCACATTGAAGGCTGGCTCACGCTGGAAGAAAAGCACCGGCAACAGTTCGGGTTTGTGCACGGCGGTGTGATCTCCACGTTGTGCGACATTGTCGCAGGGTTTGCGGCCTATTCGCTGGTGCCACCGGACTGCGGCGTGGTGACGGGCGAACTGAAAATCTCGTACTTCAAACCCGGCCTCGGCGAGCGGCTGCACGTGGTGGGGCGGGTCCTCAAAGCGGGGCGGCGCATCCATTTCTGCGAAGCCGAAGTCTACGCCCATACCGGCGACAAGCGCGATTTCATCGCCAAAGCCACCACCACCATGGTCGTTGTCAAACCCACCACGCCCTGA